A stretch of DNA from Candidatus Pseudomonas phytovorans:
GGCCATCGTCGGCGCCGAGTACATCCTGAAGATGCTGCCGCGCGGCACCCATGACTTCAAGAAGTTCATCCGCCCGTCCGAGCTCGGTGCCTGGAGCCGCGACGCCGGCCTGCAGGTGAAGGACATCATCGGCCTCACCTACAACCCGCTGACCAAGCACTACAAGCTCAACAGCGACGTCGACGTCAACTACATGATCCAGACCCTGCGCGAGGAATAAGCATGCGTTTGCGAGCAGTACTCTTCGACATGGACGGCACCTTGCTCGACACGGCGCCGGACTTCATCGCCATCTGCCAGGCCATGCTCGCCGAACGCGGCCTGCCGGCCATCGACGACCAGCGTATCCGTGACGTGATTTCCGGTGGCGCACGCGCCATGGTCGCCGCCACCTTCGCCATGGACCCGGACGCCGAAGGCTTCGAGGCCCTGCGCCTGGAGTTTCTTGAGCGCTACCAGCGCGACTGCGCGGTGCACAGCAAGCTGTACGACGGCATGGCCGAGCTGCTGGCCGACATCGAGAAAGGCAACCTGCTGTGGGGCGTGGTCACCAACAAGCCGGTGCGCTTCGCCGAGCCGATCATGCAGCAGCTGGGCCTGGCCGAGCGCTCGGCACTGCTGATCTGCCCGGACCACGTGAAGAACAGCAAGCCTGACCCCGAGCCGCTGATCCTGGCCTGCAAAACCCTGAACCTGGACCCGGCCAGCGTGCTGTTCGTCGGCGACGACCTGCGCGACATCGAGTCTGGCCGCGACGCCGGCACCCGTACGGCAGCCGTGCGCTACGGCTATATTCACCCAGAGGACAACCCCAACAACTGGGGCGCCGACGTGGTGGTGGACCACCCGCTGGAACTGCGCAAGGTTATCGACAGCGCGCTGTGTGGCTGCTGAGTTGTAACGGCTGACGACTGACACTGTGGGAGCGGGCATGCCCGCGAAGCAGGCACTGCGGTGGATGGCACCGGCTTTGCCGGTGTTCGCGGGCGCGCCCGCTCCCACAGGGTTAGGCGCTACCCAATGAACAAGGGAAAAATCTGATGTTCGACTACACCGCCCGCCCCGACCTGCTGCAAGGCCGGGTCATCCTGGTTACCGGCGCCGGCCGCGGCATTGGTGCCGCTGCCGCCAAGGCTTACGCTGCGCTGGGCGCCACCGTACTGCTGCTGGGCAAGACCGAAGCCAACCTGAACGAGGTCTACGACCAGATCGAAGCCGCCGGGCACCCGCAACCGGTGGTCATCCCGTTCAACCTGGAAACGGCCCTGCCCCACCAGTACGACGAGTTGGCCGTGATGATCGAAGACCAGTTCGGCCGCCTGGACGGCCTGCTGAACAACGCCTCGATCATTGGCCCGCGCACGCCGCTGGAACAGTTGTCGGGCGACAACTTCATGCGCGTGATGCACGTCAACGTTGATGCCACCTTCATGCTCACCAGCACACTGTTGCCACTGCTAAAGCTCTCGGAAGACGCTTCTGTGGTGTTCACCAGCAGCAGCGTCGGGCGCAAGGGCCGGGCCTACTGGGGCGCCTATGGCGTGTCCAAGTTCGCCACCGAGGGCCTGATGCAGACCCTGGCTGACGAGCTGGAAGGCGTGGCGCCGGTGCGCTCCAACAGCATCAACCCGGGCGCAACACGTACGGCGATGCGGGCCCAGGCTTACCCTAGCGAAAACCCGCAGGCCAACCCATTGCCGGAGGAGATCATGCCGGTGTATGTGTACCTGATGGGGCCGGACAGCAAGGCGGTAAACGGACAGGCGCTCAACGCCCAGTAAGGCTTGAGAATGCCGGGGCTGCTTTGCAGCCCCAAGGCCTTACCCCGCTGCCAACGCCGGGCGCAAGCGGCCTTGCTGACGCCCTTCCAGCTGCATGCACCGTTCCAGAAACAGG
This window harbors:
- the mupP gene encoding N-acetylmuramic acid 6-phosphate phosphatase MupP; the encoded protein is MRLRAVLFDMDGTLLDTAPDFIAICQAMLAERGLPAIDDQRIRDVISGGARAMVAATFAMDPDAEGFEALRLEFLERYQRDCAVHSKLYDGMAELLADIEKGNLLWGVVTNKPVRFAEPIMQQLGLAERSALLICPDHVKNSKPDPEPLILACKTLNLDPASVLFVGDDLRDIESGRDAGTRTAAVRYGYIHPEDNPNNWGADVVVDHPLELRKVIDSALCGC
- a CDS encoding YciK family oxidoreductase gives rise to the protein MFDYTARPDLLQGRVILVTGAGRGIGAAAAKAYAALGATVLLLGKTEANLNEVYDQIEAAGHPQPVVIPFNLETALPHQYDELAVMIEDQFGRLDGLLNNASIIGPRTPLEQLSGDNFMRVMHVNVDATFMLTSTLLPLLKLSEDASVVFTSSSVGRKGRAYWGAYGVSKFATEGLMQTLADELEGVAPVRSNSINPGATRTAMRAQAYPSENPQANPLPEEIMPVYVYLMGPDSKAVNGQALNAQ